A single genomic interval of candidate division WOR-3 bacterium harbors:
- a CDS encoding DUF6338 family protein: MPTNFTALYILLILLPGFVTSKITSAIVVKKTASELGQVIDALVFTLIDLALFIVITSILKFNLTTITSSSSTSAALVNIQKFVIMIFIIAIIVGILHGWAINKDLYYKLLRTLGITTITGSLDVWNQVFNTYLGCIVRIRMNNNSIIEGWPEYFSDTADSMSLFLRDVVIISKDGKEEKIPALMITNKEEVKLIEFYHEKKLSPQDEN, encoded by the coding sequence ATGCCTACAAACTTTACCGCCTTATATATCTTATTGATCCTCCTGCCTGGTTTTGTCACCAGCAAAATCACAAGTGCAATCGTCGTCAAGAAAACCGCTTCGGAGTTAGGACAGGTTATCGATGCTCTCGTCTTTACTCTTATTGACCTTGCCTTGTTTATTGTAATAACAAGCATTCTGAAATTCAATCTAACCACTATTACATCTTCGAGTTCAACTTCAGCCGCGTTAGTAAATATTCAAAAATTTGTGATTATGATTTTTATTATTGCCATAATAGTCGGAATACTCCACGGCTGGGCAATAAACAAAGACCTATACTACAAACTGCTACGCACCCTTGGAATCACAACGATAACCGGGAGTTTAGATGTGTGGAATCAGGTATTCAATACGTATTTGGGATGTATCGTGCGAATAAGAATGAATAACAACTCGATAATTGAAGGATGGCCGGAGTATTTTTCAGACACAGCTGATAGTATGAGCCTATTCCTCAGGGATGTCGTAATTATTAGCAAAGATGGCAAAGAAGAAAAAATACCGGCTTTGATGATTACAAACAAGGAAGAAGTCAAATTAATTGAATTCTATCATGAAAAAAAATTATCACCACAAGATGAGAATTAA